In the Plasmodium gaboni strain SY75 chromosome 13, whole genome shotgun sequence genome, NNNNNNNNNNNNNNNNNNNNNNNNNNNNNNNNNNNNNNNNNNNNNNNNNNNNNNNNNNNNNNNNNNNNNNNNNNNNNNNNNNNNNNNNNNNNNNNNNNNNNNNNNNNNNNNNNNNNNNNNNNNNNNNNNNNNNNNNNNNNNNNNNNNNNNNNNNNNNNNNNNNNNNNNNNNNNNNNNNNNNNNNNNNNNNNNNNNNNNNNNNNNNNNNNNNNNNNNNNNNNNNNNNNNNNNNNNNNNNNNNNNNNNNNNNNNNNNNNNNNNNNNNNNNNNNNNNNNNNNNNNNNNNNNNNNNNNNNNNNNNNNNNNNNNNNNNNNNNNNNNNNNNNNNNNNNNNNNNNNNNNNNNNNNNNNNNNNNNNNNNNNNNNNNNNNNNNNNNNNNNNNNNNNNNNNNNNNNNNNNNNNNNNNNNNNNNNNNNNNNNNNNNNNNNNNNNNNNNNNNNNNNNNNNNNNNNNNNNNNNNNNNNNNNNNNNNNNNNNNNNNNNNNNNNNNNNNNNNNNNNNNNNNNNNNNNNNNNNNNNNNNNNNNNNNNNNNNNNNNNNNNNNNNNNNNNNNNNNNNNNNNNNNNNNNNNNNNNNNNNNNNNNNNNNNNNNNNNNNNNNNNNNNNNNNNNNNNNNNNNNNNNNNNNNNNNNNNNNNNNNNNNNNNNNNNNNNNNNNNNNNNNNNNNNNNNNNNNNNNNNNNNNNNNNNNNNNNNNNNNNNNNNNNNNNNNNNNNNNNNNNNNNNNNNNNNNNNNNNNNNNNNNNNNNNNNNNNNNNNNNNNNNNNNNNNNNNNNNNNNNNNNNNNNNNNNNNNNNNNNNNNNNNNNNNNNNNNNNNNNNNNNNNNNNNNNNNNNNNNNNNNNNNNNNNNNNNNNNNNNNNNNNNNNNNNNNNNNNNNNNNNNNNNNNNNNNNNNNNNNNNNNNNNNNNNNNNNNNNNNNNNNNNNNNNNNNNNNNNNNNNNNNNNNNNNNNNNNNNNNNNNNNNNNNNNNNNNNNNNNNNNNNNNNNNNNNNNNNNNNNNNNNNNNNNNNNNNNNNNNNNNNNNNNNNNNNNNNNNNNNNNNNNNNNNNNNNNNNNNNNNNNNNNNNNNNNNNNNNNNNNNNNNNNNNNNNNNNNNNNNNNNNNNNNNNNNNNNNNNNNNNNNNNNNNNNNNNNNNNNNNNNNNNNNNNNNNNNNNNNNNNNNNNNNNNNNNNNNNNNNNNNNNNNNNNNNNNNNNNNNNNNNNNNNNNNNNNNNNNNNNNNNNNNNNNNNNNNNNNNNNNNNNNNNNNNNNNNNNNNNNNNNNNNNNNNNNNNNNNNNNNNNNNNNNNNNNNNNNNNNNNNNNNNNNNNNNNNNNNNNNNNNNNNNNNNNNNNNNNNNNNNNNNNNNNNNNNNNNNNNNNNNNNNNNNNNNNNNNNNNNNNNNNNNNNNNNNNNNNNNNNNNNNNNNNNNNNNNNNNNNNNNNNNNNNNNNNNNNNNNNNNNNNNNNNNNNNNNNTTGGACAATCTACATTGTAATCTCTTTGATATTCATTAACTTTGATATTATATGGCCAATTAACAAGACATAcattttcaatattttcttttttttcttgtgtattatatttttttaaattagAGATATTTGGACATGGTCCTTTATAATCTTCTGGTGCCTTACATTTATAGTTACCAATATATTCCCAGTTCAATGGACATATGTCTTCAAAATTtgttgtatatataatagatTTACATTTCCATATAACTCCACATTTCTTTTctatatttcttttttcttctaaATTCATTTTTGAATAGTTTATATCGCCTGCACATTTTTcattcttatatatatttcgACATAACCCTTTACCTATATCAATCCAGTTTATAGGACATACAGAATTGTAGTCTCTGCCATATGGGCATTCCAAGGGCATACAGGGCCAGCTTACTTCGCATATTTCTCCCCAGCTTTCTTTTTGTTCATCATATAAATAGATTAATTTGTTTTGTATCTAAAAGGATAAACATAtgttatatgtataaataaatatatatatatatatatatatatatatatatatgtatgtatgtatgtatttattttcttttacaCCTTATTGCATGGTCCCTCATAAGAGCTAAGAGGAACGCAGCCTGTATTCGTTCTGAAAAAGTGTAGGGGACAAGGTATAGAATAATCTGGATAGCAtatctaataataataaaaaaataaaataatgaaatgtataaaagatacaaaattgatataataatatataatatatttataatcTCTTTATGGTCTTCCattttcttaaaaaaaaaaaaaaaaaaaatacatacatacatatatatatgtatatttttttttttttttttttttttttttttttttttttttttttttttttttttgtttcttttaACTTGCTCCATTTTTTCAAATTCGTGAGTATCaaattttttgtatattgTATTTTGGTTCATCgaatttataatttctgCTTGATATTTTCTAATGTCTTTCATTTCACTTTCATGCTGTTCATTTTTTTGGTCAttctaaatatatatattgaaaataaaataaataaataaatatatatatatatatatatatatattgataatgatttatttgccttttttattacattttcTCCAGATAAAGAGAAATTTTCTGCAGCCTCTTCTAAATCGTCAGACAAAAAGGCACTGTCTTCTTTTActtcttcttcttcatcctaaatttttcttattggaatattaaaagtgttttttttttttttaaaatgaaatatcCTCTTcaatgtttttatatacgTACTTCAGTTAAACCAGATGGTGGTAAttcattaattttatatttttttttaatcgCAATTCCAGCTTCATCAACAACATCTAAAaggataaaaataatatcgAAGAACATAtgacaaaaaaatatatatatatatatatatatttatatattttattttttaccTTTAACGTGCTTGTTAGATTCTATTAATTCTTTCTCCTTCTGCATAATTTTGGATACACCTTCATTCAATATATCcacatttttattattctctaaatcatataatttcttttcCTTATCGTTCTTGATATCCAATTTTAAATTCCcagaaaaagaaaatgttttttttttttcttcttcttgATTTAACCATTTAGAAGAAGAACCCTTTTGTATTACCTTCAAAGTAGTCAGACAAAgaagaaaaacaaaacgATATTTCATTACTAggaataataataaaaatatatatatatattatatgtatatattattttgacaaaaaaaaaaaatgaaaagttttttaactttttattttatcgTATAAGtctttatataacaaaCACAAAAGAAAGATGAAcaggaaaaaaaaaaaaaaaaaacaataaaaagaaaaaatatgcaatttgtattttttttcacttaatttataacatgttcatatattatttacagattgagttaaaaaatatatatatatatatatatatatatatatatatatttttaaacGGCACCAAAAAAACAAcatgaaatataaaacatatatatatatatatatatatatatatgtatatcCAAAATGTATGTACACATATAATGggaatattatatcatgTGTAACATTCATTTTTCTCACGagattaaaaaaattatatttatataattcattgTCACcacattttattttaataaaatatcttttaatattatttatcatattatttatttatttttagggatatatatatatatatatatatatatattgcacaacacaaaaaaaaaaaaaaaaaaaaaaaaaaaaaaaataaaaaattataattatatatttatataaatattttNNNNNNNNNNNNNNNNNNNNNNNNNNNNNNNNNNNNNNNNNNNNNNNNNNNNNNNNNNNNNNNNNNNNNNNNNNNNNNNNNNNNNNNNNNNNNNNNNNNNNNNNNNNNNNNNNNNNNNNNNNNNNNNNNNNNNNNNNNNNNNNNNNNNNNNNNNNNNNNNNNNNNNNNNNNNNNNNNNNNNNNNNNNNNNNNNNNNNNNNNNNNNNNNNNNNNNNNNNNNNNNNNNNNNNNNNNNNNNNNNNNNNNNNNNNNNNNNNNNNNNNNNNNNNNNNNNNNNNNNNNNNNNNNNNNNNNNNNNNNTTTTTTTTTTCCCCGagattaaaaaaattaatttttttttaatttattttccccccttttttttttaaaaaaaatttttttaatattttttattattttttttttttttttttagggatataaatttatatataataatataataatatatattgcaaaaacaaaaaaaaaaaaaaaaaaaaaaaaaaaaaaaagaagaaaaatatacatacatatatatgtacatatatttatatatatatatatatgtatttatttatttttaattttcttGGAACCATGGGTGATTTAAAGCCTGCTCAGCGGTTATCCTACTTTCGTAGTCAAAATTTAAGAGCTGTCTTAAGAGATCTCGTGCATTTTTATCTGGCAAACCTACACCTGAAGGATCTCTATCCTTAAGaattttttgaaatttTTCATCATCACATGTATAATTTggtaatatatttttttgattttcactaaaaaataatttatatttatttaaacaAATAAGACCTGTATCATTACCCTctgttatatatttcttgTCATAGGCTTTTTCATATTTGTATAGACACATTCCATCAGAACACAATGGTGATGATGGTATGGATATTATTGAGTTATATTTATCCgatataatattgtaaatattatgaaaagattgtttttttatattaattaaatcgttggtaatataatattttaatttatcaataataaaatttttattatcatttgaATATAGTGAATTATGTGATAAACCTGTAGGAAATAAATGTTTCCTATAAATAGTACTAGGTGTATGATAAGAACtcacattattattatcatcattattatttctattattatatgatgCATAGTGGTTATACTTACTAGCCATATCATACTTATCACAATCATgtatgatttttttttttttttttttttcgaGACGTATCAAATTATGTGCAGATTTCTTCACCCAAGGAGTTAAACAGAGCTCAGATAAACtttgtaaaaatatagcTTCTTTTAATATGTCCATAGgatattttgaaaatagtttttttaatttacgctcattttctttatctttTACTTCTAAAGGATTTTTTGTACCTAGAATAAATTGTAAGAAAACTATTCCAATACTCCACATATCATAATAAGGTAAACgcataaaattatttttcatatgaCCAAATAAAGATTCAGGAGGTTGATATCCATTTGTTTCTTCATCCTCTGAAGGTATAAAAGAAAAGtgttcatttttatattcaaCTGCACTACCCCAATCACCTATACGTACCGTAAAAGGAGTAGTTGATGAAACAAAGATATTTTCCATTTTAATATCTCTATGAGTTATACCCTTTTTATGAgcaatatatataccatTTAATATTTGACGTAATAAATCTTTTAATACTAACATTCCTATTTTCTGTTTTTTAATACTCCACCATAATGCACTAGGACTAACTAAACCTAAAGTATTAGAAGATGTTTCAAATAAATGCTTAGATAATGAATAACCTTCATTAACAAATGCTAAccaaaaataaatatattcttcttttttcttattctcattttcatttatttcatattctttaaaatattcaataaatctacttatattatcacaattttttaatttttcacCAAAATATACTTCTCTCATAGCATTCAATTCAGATGTTTCTTCATCTTTAGTTAtaagaaatttttttaatacaaCATCTTTATATTGTGaattcttatttatatttatagcATACCAAATTTCTCCATATGACCCTGTACCcaatttttctttcataGAATAATTAACTCTTCTTGGATAATATCTATTAACTTCAAATCGTTTTTCTTGTATCTTCGTTGGATTTGATAAGTATAAACGTTCTCTAAAATTAATCATCTGgtaattattttttaatcCTTCATAATATGGTGTCTTAATAATTTGTTTTGTTCCTGAAATagatttattaaaatttcTCATCATaatctttttctttttttcatttttcttttttttttttttcatattatattcttgcatatcttcataattataatatatttgaatatcTCTTGATTTTTCcttatataaagatatattattactatccttccctttttcttcttctcGAATTTTTAAAGCATATAATGACTTCTCTTCTATATCAATTATACATGATTTACatacataattatttattggtatattatttttattctctCCACTCTCATCATCAATAGGAAGATGAATAACATCCAATTTCTTTAAATTACTTTGACTTAAagttttcttttttaaaatattttttattttttttatcaaacAATATTTAGAATTCAAAACAACTTTGCCTTCATAATTATGATAACCCGTTTTATATTCTCCATCCTCAAAACTATTTTCactttctttttcttcatatctatttataattttatttatatatttatttggATATTTATTTCCATTTCTCCTTTTCTCTACATTTGATGAAC is a window encoding:
- a CDS encoding CPW-WPC family protein (part of same gene as PGSY75_1338800B~gap found within coding sequence); this translates as MKYRFVFLLCLTTLKVIQKGSSSKWLNQEEEKKKTFSFSGNLKLDIKNDKEKKLYDLENNKNVDILNEGVSKIMQKEKELIESNKHVKDVVDEAGIAIKKKYKINELPPSGLTEDEEEEVKEDSAFLSDDLEEAAENFSLSGENNDQKNEQHESEMKDIRKYQAEIINSMNQNTIYKKFDTHEFEKMEQKMEDHKEICYPDYSIPCPLHFFRTNTGCVPLSSYEGPCNKIQNKLIYLYDEQKESWGEICEVSWPCMPLECPYGRDYNSVCPINWIDIGKGLCRNIYKNEKCAGDINYSKMNLEEKRNIEKKCGVIWKCKSIIYTTNFEDICPLNWEYIGNYKCKAPEDYKGPCPNISNLKKYNTQEKKENIENVCLVNWPYNIKVNEYQRDYNVDCP
- a CDS encoding putative serine/threonine protein kinase; amino-acid sequence: MKLSSCVTYFSILCNLIIVSHFLYSSFLYLFSENFLNYFEKNNPFIHRQKYVINKTTEPILNSSKYIHPYECSLKNKIIHYTNYLGIRKEINLDHYNKCSFYEYLFLLFFYKKGIYYIFDYVYMYYYKRNIYDTLYNHNNVYAKNNLLFAFAKDLKKFLLIFNSNIKKLDVQLAIEIKKKWEKKKIYEQKHLASCSSNVEKRRNGNKYPNKYINKIINRYEEKESENSFEDGEYKTGYHNYEGKVVLNSKYCLIKKIKNILKKKTLSQSNLKKLDVIHLPIDDESGENKNNIPINNYVCKSCIIDIEEKSLYALKIREEEKGKDSNNISLYKEKSRDIQIYYNYEDMQEYNMKKKKKKNEKKKKIMMRNFNKSISGTKQIIKTPYYEGLKNNYQMINFRERLYLSNPTKIQEKRFEVNRYYPRRVNYSMKEKLGTGSYGEIWYAININKNSQYKDVVLKKFLITKDEETSELNAMREVYFGEKLKNCDNISRFIEYFKEYEINENENKKKEEYIYFWLAFVNEGYSLSKHLFETSSNTLGLVSPSALWWSIKKQKIGMLVLKDLLRQILNGIYIAHKKGITHRDIKMENIFVSSTTPFTVRIGDWGSAVEYKNEHFSFIPSEDEETNGYQPPESLFGHMKNNFMRLPYYDMWSIGIVFLQFILGTKNPLEVKDKENERKLKKLFSKYPMDILKEAIFLQSLSELCLTPWVKKSAHNLIRLEKKKKKKIIHDCDKYDMASKYNHYASYNNRNNNDDNNNVSSYHTPSTIYRKHLFPTGLSHNSLYSNDNKNFIIDKLKYYITNDLINIKKQSFHNIYNIISDKYNSIISIPSSPLCSDGMCLYKYEKAYDKKYITEGNDTGLICLNKYKLFFSENQKNILPNYTCDDEKFQKILKDRDPSGVGLPDKNARDLLRQLLNFDYESRITAEQALNHPWFQEN